A section of the Pedobacter sp. HDW13 genome encodes:
- a CDS encoding homoserine kinase: protein MKKSIKVFAPATVANVVCGFDVLGFAVNEPGDEVEMRLTDTPGVVIKKITGDDGRLPLDAAKNTVSASVQHYLKHINRLDVGVEIELHKKMPIGSGLGSSSASTVAGLFAINKLMGDLLSTKELVPFAMKGEELACGYGHADNVAPALLGGFVLVRSYEPLDVISLPTPAGMYAAIVYPEVDVPTKDARQMIRSKVSLKDAVTQWGNVAGLVSGLFMNDFDLIGRSMKDVLVEPTRSILIPGFEEMRALAMENGAIGFGISGSGPSVFALTRDEETARKITKSQQQHLHKININSKAFVSPVNAEGPKVIS from the coding sequence ATGAAAAAAAGTATAAAAGTTTTCGCCCCCGCCACTGTTGCCAATGTAGTTTGTGGTTTCGACGTTTTGGGATTTGCCGTTAATGAACCTGGCGATGAAGTTGAAATGCGCTTAACCGATACGCCAGGCGTAGTGATTAAAAAGATTACCGGCGATGATGGTCGCTTACCTTTAGATGCTGCAAAAAATACGGTTAGCGCAAGCGTACAGCACTATCTGAAACATATAAACCGCTTAGATGTGGGTGTAGAGATTGAATTGCACAAAAAAATGCCCATTGGCAGTGGTTTAGGATCGAGTTCGGCAAGTACAGTAGCTGGTTTATTTGCCATAAACAAATTAATGGGAGATTTGCTAAGCACCAAAGAATTGGTTCCTTTTGCCATGAAAGGCGAAGAACTGGCCTGCGGTTACGGTCATGCCGATAATGTTGCTCCTGCCCTACTAGGTGGATTTGTTTTAGTAAGAAGCTACGAACCACTAGATGTGATTTCTTTGCCAACTCCGGCAGGCATGTATGCAGCTATTGTTTACCCTGAGGTAGATGTGCCGACTAAAGACGCGCGCCAAATGATCCGCAGTAAAGTATCGCTAAAAGACGCCGTTACCCAATGGGGAAATGTAGCCGGATTAGTGAGCGGTTTGTTTATGAATGATTTTGATTTGATTGGAAGAAGCATGAAAGACGTACTGGTAGAGCCAACGCGTTCAATTTTAATCCCCGGTTTTGAAGAAATGAGAGCGCTGGCGATGGAAAATGGCGCCATCGGTTTTGGCATCTCAGGATCAGGCCCATCGGTTTTCGCTTTAACCCGAGATGAAGAAACCGCACGAAAAATAACCAAATCGCAGCAGCAACATCTGCATAAAATAAATATTAACAGCAAAGCTTTTGTTTCTCCCGTTAACGCCGAAGGACCAAAGGTAATTTCTTAA
- a CDS encoding tail fiber domain-containing protein, producing MKRAISLAVFLIAASLKISAQEVVQNNVKPIENALNQVTKLQPVSFNYDKVWAEKLRLSANPQIGFVGSDAKKAVPDIVSVQAKDYSSGKNAFKTATITKVDYESLVPLLVGSIKEQQQQIEELKREIKALRGQRSK from the coding sequence ATGAAACGAGCAATTTCATTGGCAGTGTTTTTAATCGCTGCATCTTTAAAAATCAGTGCACAGGAAGTTGTGCAGAACAACGTTAAACCTATAGAAAATGCATTAAATCAGGTTACAAAACTGCAGCCTGTAAGCTTTAATTACGATAAGGTCTGGGCCGAGAAACTTCGCTTATCAGCCAATCCTCAAATTGGGTTTGTAGGTTCTGATGCTAAAAAAGCTGTTCCGGATATTGTTTCTGTACAGGCAAAAGATTACTCTTCGGGTAAAAACGCCTTCAAAACTGCAACTATTACCAAGGTCGACTACGAAAGTTTAGTGCCACTTTTGGTCGGCAGTATTAAAGAGCAGCAACAGCAGATCGAGGAACTAAAACGCGAAATTAAAGCTTTAAGGGGCCAGCGTTCTAAATAG
- the thrC gene encoding threonine synthase encodes MKLYSTNNKDLRVSFKEAVFNSMPQDKGLYMPVKIPQLDAAFVENIEQYTLPEIAYQVASALLKDEIPADDLKALIEDAINFEAPAVKLDEKTFVLELFHGPSLAFKDFGARFMSRVMAYFLKDGEQLLDVLVATSGDTGGAVALGFLGVPNTRVTILYPEGKVSPIQELQLTTNGQNIRAIEVKGTFDDCQALVKQAFADADLNNKFRLTSANSINISRLIPQTFYYFNTYAQLKKQGHSDVIFSVPSGNFGNIGAGLLAYKLGLPVKQFIAATNVNDTVPRFLATGNYETKPSTQTYSNAMDVGAPSNWVRIMDLFNQDVDALKKVVTAYRFTDQETLTGIKAIDNKFNYVACPHTAIAYLAIEKYRNENPADESAAVFLSTAHACKFPDIFPDEIASKIEIPEQVTDLESKPKQADQLGVDFEGFKAYLLKG; translated from the coding sequence ATGAAACTATACTCAACCAACAATAAAGATTTACGTGTTTCTTTTAAAGAAGCCGTTTTTAACAGCATGCCACAAGATAAAGGCTTATACATGCCTGTAAAAATTCCACAGCTGGATGCTGCGTTTGTAGAAAATATAGAGCAATACACCTTACCCGAAATTGCTTACCAGGTAGCTTCGGCCCTATTGAAAGATGAAATTCCGGCTGATGACTTAAAAGCATTGATTGAAGATGCCATTAACTTTGAGGCGCCTGCAGTGAAACTAGATGAAAAAACTTTTGTACTCGAGTTGTTCCACGGACCATCTTTGGCTTTTAAAGATTTTGGAGCTCGTTTTATGAGCCGTGTGATGGCATATTTCTTAAAAGACGGAGAACAGCTTTTGGATGTACTGGTAGCTACCTCTGGTGATACCGGCGGCGCGGTAGCCCTTGGCTTTTTAGGTGTACCGAATACACGTGTTACCATTTTATATCCTGAAGGCAAGGTTAGCCCGATACAAGAGTTACAATTAACCACCAATGGGCAAAATATACGTGCTATCGAGGTAAAAGGAACTTTTGATGATTGCCAGGCCCTGGTTAAACAAGCTTTTGCAGATGCTGATCTGAATAATAAATTTCGCTTAACTTCAGCTAACTCGATCAATATTTCGAGGTTAATTCCGCAAACGTTTTATTACTTCAACACTTATGCTCAGTTAAAAAAACAAGGACATAGCGACGTAATTTTCTCAGTACCTAGCGGAAACTTCGGTAATATTGGTGCTGGTTTACTGGCTTACAAACTTGGCTTACCTGTAAAACAGTTTATTGCAGCAACGAATGTGAATGATACTGTTCCACGCTTTTTAGCGACTGGCAATTATGAGACTAAACCTTCTACACAAACCTATTCGAACGCGATGGATGTTGGTGCGCCTAGTAATTGGGTTAGGATTATGGACTTGTTTAACCAGGATGTAGATGCTTTGAAGAAAGTGGTTACAGCTTATCGTTTTACTGATCAAGAGACACTTACAGGAATTAAAGCGATTGATAATAAATTTAATTATGTAGCCTGTCCGCATACGGCAATCGCTTATTTAGCAATAGAAAAATACAGAAACGAAAATCCGGCAGATGAAAGCGCGGCAGTATTTTTATCTACAGCGCATGCCTGCAAGTTTCCAGACATCTTCCCGGATGAGATTGCCTCAAAAATCGAAATTCCAGAGCAGGTTACCGATTTAGAAAGCAAGCCTAAACAGGCTGATCAGTTAGGAGTAGATTTTGAAGGGTTTAAGGCTTATTTGCTGAAAGGATAA
- a CDS encoding DinB family protein — MNSVLAIKDEILLLVNQAMIDFENITEAAWNDKPQPHKWSKKELLGHLIDSTSNNIRRLIVSQYEQEVKIIYHQDEWVAYQNYQSVNIAEVKSLWKLLNYQISRVIENIPEEKLQNTCDTGKGKTELHSLSFYIEDYLVHLKYHLNQITA, encoded by the coding sequence ATGAATTCAGTTTTAGCCATAAAAGATGAGATCCTTCTTCTGGTTAACCAGGCAATGATCGATTTTGAAAACATAACCGAAGCAGCCTGGAATGATAAGCCACAGCCACATAAATGGTCGAAAAAGGAATTATTGGGCCATTTGATTGATAGTACATCCAATAATATTCGCCGCTTAATTGTTAGCCAATACGAACAGGAGGTTAAAATCATTTATCATCAGGATGAATGGGTAGCCTATCAAAATTATCAGTCTGTAAATATTGCTGAAGTAAAAAGCCTCTGGAAACTTTTGAACTACCAGATTAGCCGGGTTATTGAAAATATTCCCGAAGAAAAACTTCAAAACACCTGCGATACAGGAAAAGGAAAGACCGAGCTGCACAGCCTTTCTTTTTATATTGAAGATTACCTTGTGCATTTAAAATATCATTTAAATCAAATAACTGCTTAA